The Branchiostoma lanceolatum isolate klBraLanc5 chromosome 3, klBraLanc5.hap2, whole genome shotgun sequence DNA segment TGCTTGCATACTGAGTTACCAGAAATACTTACCATGTTTCTTTCACATTGTGAAGTCCCTATGcctgcatgttacatgtaatctGTTATACTGACAGTGCTTGATCTGAAATATTTAGGTTGTACTTTCAAAAAGTATCCTAAAGCCACGAGATCCACATCTGTAGGACCAACTGCTTGGGTCTTGGGTTATGATAATGGTGTTTTGATGTATAGTGCGCAAATCAAAATATGGACATTGGGACAACTATCACTGAAAGATTTTGAAGCTGACAacttttttgcattgttttactGCTAATTGATTTCCATGCTAAGGCATTTAATGTATGATCTTACATGGTTAGATAATGCACCCATTGTTTTGGCATACACTGACAACATCATCATAACATCACTATAAAGGTTGGAGGACCTAATTCTCTCTCCCCCCACCCCCAGGTGCAGGAACCCCTGGCCCCTGAGCCTCCTCAGGAACCCCTGCTGCCCAACCAGACGTCGGCGTCCATGGCGGACTCCATGTTCGCCATGACGGCAGCCCAGCAGGCGATGGTGGTGGTGCGACCGCAGCGCTCGCTGGACGAGGTTCTGGCAACGGTACAGGGCAGCTTCAACTTCATGCAGGAGTCGCTGATCGACAGGGAAAGTAAGTTGACGTCGCGGAAGCTTTAAGTCGACAACGTTTCACACCTGAAAGCCTACGGTCATTGGTTAAGTCTGGGTCCTGTTCTATGAGGTATACAGGTGTTGTTCGGTATAGGTTGTGGCTAGCTCTCTTGAGCAGAGCTTGAAGTTACTGATCTGATACAAGAAAGCATGACCAAGTGAAAACTATTCTCCTTTTTTCTCAAACAAAGAACCTTGAAGGCATTACGACAATCCCCCTTTCTGACAGATGACCCATTCTGGATGCATGTTAGTAAAGGAAAGAGTAGGAGGTATTTGAGAAAGTATTGCGGCGACGTGTAATTTAGAGGTGCTGTGTTGTCCTTTCAGCCCCGACCCATAGTATGGACCCAGCTGTGGTCGCCGCCCAGCCAAGTATGTCGGGACCCCCTAAACCTATCACTCCGCCCCCTTCTGTACAACAGAAAGGTACGTAGCCTTGCCAAAAAGTTCTCCCAAATCCACCCTCTTCCCGAAAATTCCCTGCTACGCCTCCCCTTTTGATGTTGTCCTTGTGATTATTGTGTTTGGCAAAAATATCTGATGTGGTCGATTTGGCACTGAAGCTTGTATGCATCACTTTTTGGCCTATGATAGAGAGGCTTACCATAATGGCACTCATTGACccatttggtatatatgtaatTCAAAAGTTAGTTCTTAGCTATCACACAAAACAAGCATATTAGTTTTCAAGACTTTTGCTTAGCATTGCTATCTCGAGCATgaaaaatgtcatcattgtTGTGAAGTTAACAATGTAATAGAGCCAGCTGCGTTAAGAAATTTCCTCCTagaattgaattttattttttggTTGAGCATGAAATATGCTGTTACTGCAGTAAAACACTAGACCTAGATACAAACTGTAAAGTAGCCAAGGAATCaaagatagttactcaagcaactggatcaaatttgaaatttatctagttgcttgagtaactattttggcgtatcttattacctggatgtctaaccttcatcaaggaaTTAACTGCACCGTTTCTTGTGTTTTCAGAACAATCACAGCAGACTGGATACCCCCCGCAGGCCCCAGCACAGGTTCCGCAGGCCCCCAGGACGATCACTCCGCCCCCGACAGCcaccacaacacaaacacagaccaATCAGACTCTGTATGGCCAGTCGTACACAGGGAACGCCCAGCTCGGACAGACGTCAAATAATCAGTACAGCAGCAACTCGTACGGACAATCCAGCAGCCAGTATAACGCTCAGAACTCTCAGTACAACTCCCAGCAGAGCCAGTACGGCAGCAGCACAGCAAACTCACAATACAGCAGTCAGCAAACGTCCACCAACTACCAGACCAGCTCCAGCACACAATACGGCAGCCAGGCTGTGGCGGGCACCCAGTACGGAGGACAGACCGGACTCACACAAATGTCAAACCAACAGTACAACTCCCAGCAGTGGGGCGTGGACACCAGCTCGCACACGGACCAGTCTCTCGGTAAGCTTGGTTCCTCCTCGCTGGGCTCTCAGTCGCAGGGCCTGTCAGATCATTCCTTAGGAAACATAGGCTCCAGTtacaacccccctcccaccattcCCCTTCCCAACGACCAGTCCACCATGCAAACCTCTCAGAGTTACGGACTTCAGGACTCCTCTCAGGCCGGCCAACTGTCTTACACGGGCCACGAGGCGTCGAAAATGGCAGCTCTAAACGATAACAACAGGATTCCCCTGCCCAACGAGACGCCGACCATCCCCATGCCCAATCAGAACGATGTTCAGGTACCGAAATCGTCGGCCGGAACCAACGTGAACGCGGCACCTTTTCAGTCAACGATGGCGTCGTACTCGATGCAGGGCGGCGAGAACCCCCAGCAGATGTCTCCGCCCCAGGGCCAGCAGTACCCTGCACAGACCGAGCAATTCGGAGACGCTACCGTCACTACAGGAGACTCGGGAGGTAGGCGGGCTGCTGTTGACTTATAGAACCTTCCACAATGATGGCAAACTTTTCAAACCTCATTTGTGACAGACTGAGTTTCAGGGCTCTCAATGAACTATGTAGTACCTGATAGCAAATGTGAGGTAGTACAAATGAGACTATTGCGAGGTAGAAAACGGACAGATGTACAGAGCATCGAcagggtttgaaatactgggtgcacccaaaattggagctgtgcacctaatttttgactgggtaCACTGGGGCACCTAGGTACTTGTGTAGGGTGACGTAcatttatttatgtcatgcccagGCCGCATAAACGTTTGATACGCTTGTTCCAGACCTAGTGATAACTTAGGTTATCACACAGTGTtctatcacacaggcttccatagaatatttagaatgcatttcgagagTGTCGGTTGCggcgctgtcgaaaattcgaataccgaaTTCTGACGTTGGAATCagtatttttacaatttttctgtTCGAGgccacaaaactctctcaacttccaacacatttcgcattgaaatatgttgtttttttcgggtgggtatgacataaataagatacaacacagtatattctgcatcaccctcggtcccggccctcctgTGGGTCCGATCGCCCGccaggctggtacctcaggcgatacagaatacaccTTGTTGAATTCTATATGTACTGTTGTACGCTAGTACAAACCATATGCTTGACATACAAGTgttaaaaaaagtgtaaaacctttgttgtattagtTATTTGGAGTTTTAAGCTATAAGTTCTGAAGATTATGCTGCATTTACgctactttattctatgttgtgcacacacatttttttctgctcccaaaaatgaatttcgagccctgatcgAATATATGGCTTTTTATATGTCAGATAACTGTTTCACTACTCGAGCTCTTAAAGCTCTTTGAAAACCTGTTCATACTAACTCCATTCACTAAATGCTTTTAGCAATCTTTGGCTACCTTCAGTTTGTACCTGTGTCTGGTTCGGTTGAACCCCTGACGTGAGAGTTTGTTGTTCCTCCAGGATTCCAGCAGTCGGGCCTCATGACATCCCAGCAGCACTACCGCAACCAGCAGCCGTTCCAGAACAGAGGGGGACGCGGCGGGCGCGGCAGCCGGGGAAACAGCGCCTCCTTCAGGGGACGCGGGGGCATGAACGGGAGAGGAAACGCACGCTTCAACAGTGCGTTCACAGGTAGATTATTAGCCGCTCTTGTACGTAACATGTTTACCAGGATATGCAGCATACTCAACAGAGCTATGTGAATATTAAAAACATGTGCAGATATAGCTCTTATCATATTTGTATGGTTGAGCTCTATAGGTTTTAAAGAGGTTAACACACAGGAAAATATAGTCCCAAGAGTAAGGAACTGTCAGCAAAACACTCCCGACATTGTCACCACAGTACAGACACGTAACATAACATTTAGCCTCACTAAGCTGTTTGTGcaatttctgtctttctttgtttttgtctttctttgtttcaccTATCTGCACTGCAGCCATACACACACAATGGTTGATTGACGTGTACATTTCTCTCACCAGGTCCCTACCATGACAccactaacatacatgtacccatTGACCTCACACGCTTCCACGGCAAGtaccacactcctcacacactgTACAAGCCTTCCTTGGTACTTCTGTTGCCACCTTCAAGATGACAAACATTAGACGAAAGCTTGCTTTTGTGTGATTTCTTTGACAGAAAATAGATTTTCTCCAAGATGCGTACTGACGTTAATACCTTCAAACATGGCCTGTTTGCATCTGACAACGTATCAATCTTAACAACCATTTTTGACTAACCTGTGCAATTTTCCTTGCGGTCCAGGTTTCTACCAGAACTCCAACCCTGGTTACCAGGGAGGTTTCCGTGGTGACCAGACGTTCCCTAACACTTACGGACAGGACCAGCAGAGGAGCTACACTAGGCCACAggtcagtggggaggggggcaactgtGAACTGAGAATCAAAATGTGAAATTGTGCCTTGAACGGGTATCTCATCAGACTGCACGCCAGTTTGTGCCCCCTTTAAGAATGCCTTGTGCAATTTGGTGCAGTTCtgtgagatactgtaaatgcagaaatgtttgcggcggttttatcTTTGTGGTTTTTGTGATGAACTCTtcaaggagtcctaaagtccagagggggaagttattttccaaaagatggtaattttaggaagtagaaatgaatatttttaccagtatacgataaagtacccactagtcctgTGGGCATCCAAAacgttcagtattctaccaaattccccaggtgaccctcagcctatgtgttttttacaatgtgcctgacaatgcctgacaaaaattagattacaaaaagaatgtcagggtggttaagaaaaaccttctggctatgtgttcttttatatcttattaacaattggccttcatatcgtgcttaaccaccctcatttacaccaaaaatatccacgtttaaaaatgtatgtttacgcatagggaatacactggtagggtctgcaggggtttagtgagtatcacattgttttaaaaaacacaccttgtaaaatttaccacaagcagaattttgtaaaaagtcggttgattatgtattgattgatacataatctagtggaaaataacaacggcttctggagtttaggactcctttcaccgtgaacttaaaaccaccatgaaaaacTGTTCCACTGTGGGACTGTAGCActaccatttaaaaaaaaaaagaactcaGAGCCACcgtgaacaccccattttctccctacactgaaattaaatccccgcgaacatttctgcatttacagtgcccACTTGAAGGGTTCCCACTTGTTGTGTTTACGGTAATGAAAACATTAAAGGGGCTGAAAGCTGTACCACCAGTCTGTTTTTAGTTGAACAGTATTGTGATAGTGGATATGCAAAGGAAAAGGTTTACAAGAAATGTTCAGAAGGTCTGGATGTTGGTCTaatttctgttttgttgtttgtccaGGATGGTTTCCCCAGGGGAGGCAGGGGCGGCATCGGCCCTCGTGGAGCCCCCAGGGGAGGTGTGTACACCAGTCCGTGTTTCTGCTAGTCCcacatttgaaatgttgtataaGATATTTGAAAACTGTAAAAACGCAACAAAAAATTATCTGTAtccgtatagccggtataaccgcccttcggcaacATTATGTAACACACGTTATGTCCAATTCAATGAATTAAGAGGGTTTCGGACTTGAAAGCTGATGTTGTCTACTGTCTTGCTAGCCATTTACGTGGAGAATTTGTAAGATGTGAATTTTTTACCTTAACTGTAACATTTTACTGAAACATGGAACATATAGCCTGTGTGACACATTCTGTCACTGTCGGGCTGATTAAGTCAGTGGAAGGGCTGCTGAGGCGTGATTTTGTCAGGCTAGTGGAGGATAGTAGTGTTATGTAATATTTCTTTCGTCTTTAATCCTCTGTTCTTCTTCTCCCCACAGCCATTGCTGTAGGAGGTCGCGGCGGGATGCGTGGTATGGGATCCCCGCGAGGTGGACGTGGAGGTTTCAGCAAGCCGCCATCTTCCCAGCCAGGCGCGGCCTCCCCTCCCCAGCCACAGGCAGTGGCATAGTCCATCCACAACAACAAACGACCACACCCATCATGAACTGACCAATGACGATCAAGCTCTCTCCAGTACTGACCAATAACATGTAGTGTAGCAGACTTGATTAATGCAAACATCCACTGTATTAAGGGGAAGTCCTTTGTTTGGCTCAGGTAAAAACGAGTGGTACAAAGGCAGGGCAAACAAAGACCCAAAGAATATTTGCTGACCATTTGTGGTTTTACAGTGAGACAGAATATATGACCACACCCTCTTTAAAGAACTAAGTGAATAGGTTCAGATGCTTTTGACACCATAATGTGTAAGAAGTCTGTTCTGGATACCATGTTCCCTTACAGTGTATGCTCCGCTCCCTCAACCTTGTTAACAGTAGTATTTCTACATGTCAATCAtcctgaaactttttttttattactgtcAAGGCTGAAGTGAGTAGAATCTCAGCATATGTGAAAACGTACACTGTCAGTGAACATGGAAGTCTCTTCAGCAAATTGAATACGAAGTATGGAAAAGGTTTTGTTGCATTTAGTAGCCACCTTGCAAAAATGACACGCCTGCTTTGTACAAAATCTTGCTATACCATGTTTATACAGAACAGATGGTTTCAAAAGCTCCTGATACTTTGATGTATTTAATTCTAATCCAGACACTTCAGAGGAAGCAGTTGAATATTTTGTTGAGCTCCTACCTTTTTTCTTCCTCTCTTTTGTTGAATATCTCGTTCAGTTTCTGTTCAGCAGAAGGTTGGATGTGTTTTGCAGTTTACACCTTCGTTTTTGAAGTAAACTTTGTCTTTGAATGACATGTCATCATCTTACATTCAAAGAGATAAAGCTCCGCCATTTAGGTGTCTCTAAAAACTTACCGACTTATTTTGTGAAATGTATGTACAAGTACACTTGAGGGGAAACATGAAGAGCATGTATGGCCAATCAAAGTGTGGAGACACATTTTGTTGGCTGGGGCATATTTTGTGACCACCATCAGACACCaagtaaaaggaaaaaaactgaagaaaaaaaatcgcaaaagttgaaaaaaaaaactatagaagaaaacaaaaacaaagttgTTCCATAGGTTGGCGTTCTTCAGTTCCTTCTTGCACAGCTACAgatgtgaaaatgaaatgtaacgACGTAAAGCAGTAGGAACCGTCTGGTACACTGATGTTGCAAGATTTCTAGAAGCTGGAGAAGTTGTTTATTAATTCTAGTAACGTGTTGCCATGAAGTCAGGTATGCAATATGATGTAGCAAACATAGTGCATTTTGATTGTCTCCCAAGCGCTTGATTTCCAGGCCATGTGGTACAAAACAGTGGCGTACATGATGTCTATAGAAATACCAGGGAAAGGTTCAAACTTTGTTGCCTACCAACAAAGTACTGATGTCCAGTTTAACAAACAGAACTCTGTAAGACAGGAAATGTGTGAATATTAGTTACCCATTTCTGGCAGATACATACTGCAGTTTGGAGACAATCCCTGGTCCCAAGCTATGTTAAGAAAGTGCTGTGTTTTTGTACTGTATTCACCAGAGGTCCTCACCCAATCCATGCAGAAATAAATCACTTTGCTACAGCATTTGTTTGTAGTCGTGTGTGAATATCTTTGTTATAAATCAGTCCTGCagcaggttggtagaaaataggacatTGGAGTTTCagcaggttggtagaaaataggacattggactcttttacacaaccagtgatgTCTCACCTACTTATAGCAGTGAGAAGCAGCtattccagtcagaagctctaaggaaggtgtctgagagacGCTGAAAccatcagcaggtgagacattgctggttgtgtaaaaacaaaactccaAATGTCCAAGGATTTCTTCtctactgcttagcctcatctATGAAATTATCAGCAGTTTGTGAACAATTCTCTACCGAGTCTACGGGCCCTTGAAAATTTATGTAAGTCCTTTGTTTTTTAAGGTGCCAAAATATTGTAAAGCCTCACCACTATAAAATGTAAAGTCGGCAAAATATTTCCTAAATGTAAGCATTCTAAAGGACTTTATTTTAATAATGCAAAGTTCTACACACAGTACCAATATCAATAAAATATTCTCAGTTCCAACCTTCACAAAATGGTTCAATCATGCTAGTCAAAAGCAAAACTGGCCAGGTATAAATACCGGAAACTTAATTTCTACGGAGAATGAAATAAGTTAAACAAGCTTTAAAGACCTGACATGAATAAATTTCGAGCTaaagttcatgaaaatgtacagtcaaacaaaTTCATGGAGTATTAAAATCAACCTCACACATACCAAATCAATTTACATTTGTCTTGTGCTTTCCCAAGCTCATGAACAAATAACATTCAAATTCATTGTTATGGTTATTAAGCTAAAAGCTGCGTATGATGTTAGAATCTAGAATTGTGGTGCATAACTTACACTAGACAACACACAATATGTCGTCCATGTTCAATATAGGATAAAACTTACATTACTAATCGTACCACGAACCTACAAATCATTTACATGGATACTATATATATCATGAAATGACACACTTTTCAATACTCACAAAGCAATCAAAATGCCCTCAGCAGAGTTCTAGTGAGGACAATAATGATAAGACAATGTAGCTGACAATTCAATCAAGAACCCAAAAACAATTAATGTGAGACTTTAACTATGGCCGATGAATTATTAACATACCTCACCAAGTAATGCTCATAAAGCCTCACCTAATTGCACCCAAATGCATTAACATATAAATAAAATAAGCCAGGTACGAAAACACAAATGTGAGCTACTTCTCCTATGGCCAGCCATGCTGCCGGCATGCATTACCGGTATTCAAAgtcaaaataaaaagaaatcataCATATCATCCTTCGTACATTTTTCCGCCTTTATACTAACATTTGATGTTTGTAACTTTTAAGTTGTTTGCCCTGCAGTTTTGTCCTTAAGGTATCTGGCACCCTTGACACCCTTGTGTGTCATCATATGTCTGTCCATTGTGCCCTGTTGAGCTGCCCTGTACTCACACACCACACATACAAAaggcttctcccctgtgtgggtcCTCATGTGCCTGATATAGGTGCTCTTTAGGGTCATCTTGTGGCCACATTCCCCACAGGTGTAAGGCTTCTCGCCAGTGTGGATTCTAACATGCTTGTTCATACTGGATTTGTCGGCTGTCCTGTAATCACAATCCGGACATGCGTACGGTTTCTCACCCGAGTGAGTCCTTGCGTGCACCTCCAAGTTACTCTTCCGAGTCGTCCTGAAGTCGCATTTTCCGCACACAAAGGGCTTTTCTCCAGTGTGGGTCTTGATGTGTCTGTTCATACTGCCCTTACGAGCTGCCATGTAGCCACATTCACCACACACAAAAGGTTTCTCCTCCGTGTGGATCCTCATGTGTACGTCCATGGTGCTCCTTACCGCAGACCGATAACCACACTCTCCGCACGCAAacggcttctcaccagtgtgggtcctAATGTGGAGGGTGAGCGTGCTCTTACGGGCTGCCCTGTAATTGCATTTCCCACAAGCAAAAGgcctctcaccagtgtgagtccgaaCGTGTCTATCCATCGCCTTCTTGTCCACCGCCCTATACCCACATTCCTcgcacatgtagggcttttcgCCGGTGTGGATTTTCATGTGCTTACTCACATTGCCCTTGTCCGCAGCTCTGTaaccgcactctccacacacaAAGAAGTTGTGAAGTGTGTGGTTCCGCATGTGTGCGTCCATGGTGCTCTGGACAGTCGTGGTGTAGCCACACTTGTCGCACGTGTACGGCTCATTGGCACAAGTCAGGACTTGTACTGGAGACTGCTGCTGGTCCATTGTCGAGAGCTCAGTCAGTCTGCTTGAACTTCTGGTACTGGGATAACTCCTGGCTGATTCCATCATGTCCCTGATAAACAAATCACACATGGAACAAAATCATATTCTTTGAATCACATTCCCATACAGCAAGCAGATGTATTATCTGGTTCACTCAAAGtgttttacatttgttttgGCGTAGGAGGAGGCAAATggtttttaaaaagtgcaatAC contains these protein-coding regions:
- the LOC136430110 gene encoding caprin-1-like isoform X4; its protein translation is MLGQNFGTVAAANLVSEEGGKEIMPSASSKPRPGSPQEHQNALQQVLNIVEKKVRNLEKRKQKLDGYRELAKKGEELNKDQLEAAAKYDEVTQCLELTNDFMKQFLTINAETQKLVKKAEKRQLLAQREVELKRVQDLLEIQHVLDLLGTDTVREDFKQGKPGAVPLTEAQLTQLDELYKVINPEAEEGTSFGSQQADASEHVLCLLDARDKEIAGTTYKDLRELLQEVVNCPYWDNTHAQPEPPAENGPAQEEQQEEEEEEVEEEAPPQQVPPQEEFVAVETEDITTVEETEVLKTSLVFERRVQEPLAPEPPQEPLLPNQTSASMADSMFAMTAAQQAMVVVRPQRSLDEVLATVQGSFNFMQESLIDRETPTHSMDPAVVAAQPSMSGPPKPITPPPSVQQKEQSQQTGYPPQAPAQVPQAPRTITPPPTATTTQTQTNQTLYGQSYTGNAQLGQTSNNQYSSNSYGQSSSQYNAQNSQYNSQQSQYGSSTANSQYSSQQTSTNYQTSSSTQYGSQAVAGTQYGGQTGLTQMSNQQYNSQQWGVDTSSHTDQSLGFQQSGLMTSQQHYRNQQPFQNRGGRGGRGSRGNSASFRGRGGMNGRGNARFNSAFTGFYQNSNPGYQGGFRGDQTFPNTYGQDQQRSYTRPQDGFPRGGRGGIGPRGAPRGAIAVGGRGGMRGMGSPRGGRGGFSKPPSSQPGAASPPQPQAVA
- the LOC136430110 gene encoding caprin-1-like isoform X1; the encoded protein is MLGQNFGTVAAANLVSEEGGKEIMPSASSKPRPGSPQEHQNALQQVLNIVEKKVRNLEKRKQKLDGYRELAKKGEELNKDQLEAAAKYDEVTQCLELTNDFMKQFLTINAETQKLVKKAEKRQLLAQREVELKRVQDLLEIQHVLDLLGTDTVREDFKQGKPGAVPLTEAQLTQLDELYKVINPEAEEGTSFGSQQADASEHVLCLLDARDKEIAGTTYKDLRELLQEVVNCPYWDNTHAQPEPPAENGPAQEEQQEEEEEEVEEEAPPQQVPPQEEFVAVETEDITTVEETEVLKTSLVFERRVQEPLAPEPPQEPLLPNQTSASMADSMFAMTAAQQAMVVVRPQRSLDEVLATVQGSFNFMQESLIDRETPTHSMDPAVVAAQPSMSGPPKPITPPPSVQQKEQSQQTGYPPQAPAQVPQAPRTITPPPTATTTQTQTNQTLYGQSYTGNAQLGQTSNNQYSSNSYGQSSSQYNAQNSQYNSQQSQYGSSTANSQYSSQQTSTNYQTSSSTQYGSQAVAGTQYGGQTGLTQMSNQQYNSQQWGVDTSSHTDQSLGKLGSSSLGSQSQGLSDHSLGNIGSSYNPPPTIPLPNDQSTMQTSQSYGLQDSSQAGQLSYTGHEASKMAALNDNNRIPLPNETPTIPMPNQNDVQVPKSSAGTNVNAAPFQSTMASYSMQGGENPQQMSPPQGQQYPAQTEQFGDATVTTGDSGGFQQSGLMTSQQHYRNQQPFQNRGGRGGRGSRGNSASFRGRGGMNGRGNARFNSAFTGFYQNSNPGYQGGFRGDQTFPNTYGQDQQRSYTRPQDGFPRGGRGGIGPRGAPRGAIAVGGRGGMRGMGSPRGGRGGFSKPPSSQPGAASPPQPQAVA
- the LOC136430110 gene encoding caprin-1-like isoform X3, producing the protein MLGQNFGTVAAANLVSEEGGKEIMPSASSKPRPGSPQEHQNALQQVLNIVEKKVRNLEKRKQKLDGYRELAKKGEELNKDQLEAAAKYDEVTQCLELTNDFMKQFLTINAETQKLVKKAEKRQLLAQREVELKRVQDLLEIQHVLDLLGTDTVREDFKQGKPGAVPLTEAQLTQLDELYKVINPEAEEGTSFGSQQADASEHVLCLLDARDKEIAGTTYKDLRELLQEVVNCPYWDNTHAQPEPPAENGPAQEEQQEEEEEEVEEEAPPQQVPPQEEFVAVETEDITTVEETEVLKTSLVFERRVQEPLAPEPPQEPLLPNQTSASMADSMFAMTAAQQAMVVVRPQRSLDEVLATVQGSFNFMQESLIDREKQSQQTGYPPQAPAQVPQAPRTITPPPTATTTQTQTNQTLYGQSYTGNAQLGQTSNNQYSSNSYGQSSSQYNAQNSQYNSQQSQYGSSTANSQYSSQQTSTNYQTSSSTQYGSQAVAGTQYGGQTGLTQMSNQQYNSQQWGVDTSSHTDQSLGKLGSSSLGSQSQGLSDHSLGNIGSSYNPPPTIPLPNDQSTMQTSQSYGLQDSSQAGQLSYTGHEASKMAALNDNNRIPLPNETPTIPMPNQNDVQVPKSSAGTNVNAAPFQSTMASYSMQGGENPQQMSPPQGQQYPAQTEQFGDATVTTGDSGGFQQSGLMTSQQHYRNQQPFQNRGGRGGRGSRGNSASFRGRGGMNGRGNARFNSAFTGFYQNSNPGYQGGFRGDQTFPNTYGQDQQRSYTRPQDGFPRGGRGGIGPRGAPRGAIAVGGRGGMRGMGSPRGGRGGFSKPPSSQPGAASPPQPQAVA
- the LOC136430110 gene encoding caprin-1-like isoform X2 translates to MLGQNFGTVAAANLVSEEGGKEIMPSASSKPRPGSPQEHQNALQQVLNIVEKKVRNLEKRKQKLDGYRELAKKGEELNKDQLEAAAKYDEVTQCLELTNDFMKQFLTINAETQKLVKKAEKRQLLAQREVELKRVQDLLEIQHVLDLLGTDTVREDFKQGKPGAVPLTEAQLTQLDELYKVINPEAEEGTSFGSQQADASEHVLCLLDARDKEIAGTTYKDLRELLQEVVNCPYWDNTHAQPEPPAENGPAQEEQQEEEEEEVEEEAPPQQVPPQEEFVAVETEDITTVEETEVQEPLAPEPPQEPLLPNQTSASMADSMFAMTAAQQAMVVVRPQRSLDEVLATVQGSFNFMQESLIDRETPTHSMDPAVVAAQPSMSGPPKPITPPPSVQQKEQSQQTGYPPQAPAQVPQAPRTITPPPTATTTQTQTNQTLYGQSYTGNAQLGQTSNNQYSSNSYGQSSSQYNAQNSQYNSQQSQYGSSTANSQYSSQQTSTNYQTSSSTQYGSQAVAGTQYGGQTGLTQMSNQQYNSQQWGVDTSSHTDQSLGKLGSSSLGSQSQGLSDHSLGNIGSSYNPPPTIPLPNDQSTMQTSQSYGLQDSSQAGQLSYTGHEASKMAALNDNNRIPLPNETPTIPMPNQNDVQVPKSSAGTNVNAAPFQSTMASYSMQGGENPQQMSPPQGQQYPAQTEQFGDATVTTGDSGGFQQSGLMTSQQHYRNQQPFQNRGGRGGRGSRGNSASFRGRGGMNGRGNARFNSAFTGFYQNSNPGYQGGFRGDQTFPNTYGQDQQRSYTRPQDGFPRGGRGGIGPRGAPRGAIAVGGRGGMRGMGSPRGGRGGFSKPPSSQPGAASPPQPQAVA
- the LOC136430113 gene encoding gastrula zinc finger protein XlCGF57.1-like isoform X2, with amino-acid sequence MMESARSYPSTRSSSRLTELSTMDQQQSPVQVLTCANEPYTCDKCGYTTTVQSTMDAHMRNHTLHNFFVCGECGYRAADKGNVSKHMKIHTGEKPYMCEECGYRAVDKKAMDRHVRTHTGERPFACGKCNYRAARKSTLTLHIRTHTGEKPFACGECGYRSAVRSTMDVHMRIHTEEKPFVCGECGYMAARKGSMNRHIKTHTGEKPFVCGKCDFRTTRKSNLEVHARTHSGEKPYACPDCDYRTADKSSMNKHVRIHTGEKPYTCGECGHKMTLKSTYIRHMRTHTGEKPFVCVVCEYRAAQQGTMDRHMMTHKGVKGARYLKDKTAGQTT
- the LOC136430113 gene encoding gastrula zinc finger protein XlCGF57.1-like isoform X1, whose product is MSRVVRIALQIARLPLKRGSQEEARDMMESARSYPSTRSSSRLTELSTMDQQQSPVQVLTCANEPYTCDKCGYTTTVQSTMDAHMRNHTLHNFFVCGECGYRAADKGNVSKHMKIHTGEKPYMCEECGYRAVDKKAMDRHVRTHTGERPFACGKCNYRAARKSTLTLHIRTHTGEKPFACGECGYRSAVRSTMDVHMRIHTEEKPFVCGECGYMAARKGSMNRHIKTHTGEKPFVCGKCDFRTTRKSNLEVHARTHSGEKPYACPDCDYRTADKSSMNKHVRIHTGEKPYTCGECGHKMTLKSTYIRHMRTHTGEKPFVCVVCEYRAAQQGTMDRHMMTHKGVKGARYLKDKTAGQTT